In Melopsittacus undulatus isolate bMelUnd1 chromosome 6, bMelUnd1.mat.Z, whole genome shotgun sequence, the following proteins share a genomic window:
- the MLF1 gene encoding myeloid leukemia factor 1 isoform X1 — protein MFGGLGRCFEEDPFFRDPFAAHHEHMRQMMRSFSDPFGRDPFLSITDDGERTVDRRARQDSQVALRGNHRDANFGEPFFAMDRMVSNMRNSMLEMQRKFDDLSIHPDAHPFSSFSVMTYSKVGNEPPKVFQALSQTHTAPGGVKETRKALKDSESGLQKMAIGHHINDRAHVITKSKNSKTGDEEMTQEFINLDENEAQTFDEEWQNEIMKFKPSRTRCTLEAPKYRSTHHVPKGDGLRREKPRAVAGSREPRDYLENLSVKGTNVPIRSSKK, from the exons ATGTTCGGGGGTTTGGGGCGCTGCTTCGAAGAGGACCCCTTCTTCCG GGATCCTTTTGCTGCACACCATGAACATATGCGGCAGATGATGAGAAGCTTTTCTGATCCTTTTGGACGAGATCCATTTCTCAGTATAACAGATGATGGGGAGAGAACAGTAGATCGAAGAGCACGCCAGGACTCTCAGGTTGCTCTAAGAGGAAATCACAGA GATGCAAATTTTGGGGAACCTTTTTTTGCAATGGACAGGATGGTGTCAAATATGAGAAACAGTATGctggaaatgcaaagaaaattt GATGACCTGTCCATCCATCCAGATGCACACCCATTTAGCTCCTTCTCTGTGATGACATACTCCAAAGTAGGAAATGAACCACCAAAAGTTTTCCAGGCTTTATCTCAGACACACACAGCTCCAGGAGGT GTTAAGGAGACAAGAAAAGCACTTAAGGATTCTGAAAGTGGGCTGCAAAAAATGGCTATTGGTCATCACATTAATGATCGTGCTCATGTCATTACAAAATCTAAGAACAGCAAGACTGGTGATGAAGAAATGACCCAAGAATTCATCAACTTGGATGAAA ATGAGGCCCAGACCTTTGATGAAGAGTGGCAGAATGAGATTATGAAGTTCAAGCCATCTAGAACTAGATGCACTTTAGAAGCTCCAAAATACAGAAGTACTCATCACGTACCTAAGGGAGATGGATTAAGAAG AGAGAAACCACGGGCAGTTGCGGGATCCAGGGAGCCCCGAGATTATTTGGAGAATCTCAGTGTGAAAGGAACAAATGTCCCcatcagaagcagcaaaaaataa
- the MLF1 gene encoding myeloid leukemia factor 1 isoform X2: MFGGLGRCFEEDPFFRDPFAAHHEHMRQMMRSFSDPFGRDPFLSITDDGERTVDRRARQDSQVALRGNHRDDLSIHPDAHPFSSFSVMTYSKVGNEPPKVFQALSQTHTAPGGVKETRKALKDSESGLQKMAIGHHINDRAHVITKSKNSKTGDEEMTQEFINLDENEAQTFDEEWQNEIMKFKPSRTRCTLEAPKYRSTHHVPKGDGLRREKPRAVAGSREPRDYLENLSVKGTNVPIRSSKK; this comes from the exons ATGTTCGGGGGTTTGGGGCGCTGCTTCGAAGAGGACCCCTTCTTCCG GGATCCTTTTGCTGCACACCATGAACATATGCGGCAGATGATGAGAAGCTTTTCTGATCCTTTTGGACGAGATCCATTTCTCAGTATAACAGATGATGGGGAGAGAACAGTAGATCGAAGAGCACGCCAGGACTCTCAGGTTGCTCTAAGAGGAAATCACAGA GATGACCTGTCCATCCATCCAGATGCACACCCATTTAGCTCCTTCTCTGTGATGACATACTCCAAAGTAGGAAATGAACCACCAAAAGTTTTCCAGGCTTTATCTCAGACACACACAGCTCCAGGAGGT GTTAAGGAGACAAGAAAAGCACTTAAGGATTCTGAAAGTGGGCTGCAAAAAATGGCTATTGGTCATCACATTAATGATCGTGCTCATGTCATTACAAAATCTAAGAACAGCAAGACTGGTGATGAAGAAATGACCCAAGAATTCATCAACTTGGATGAAA ATGAGGCCCAGACCTTTGATGAAGAGTGGCAGAATGAGATTATGAAGTTCAAGCCATCTAGAACTAGATGCACTTTAGAAGCTCCAAAATACAGAAGTACTCATCACGTACCTAAGGGAGATGGATTAAGAAG AGAGAAACCACGGGCAGTTGCGGGATCCAGGGAGCCCCGAGATTATTTGGAGAATCTCAGTGTGAAAGGAACAAATGTCCCcatcagaagcagcaaaaaataa